The following coding sequences lie in one Rutidosis leptorrhynchoides isolate AG116_Rl617_1_P2 chromosome 6, CSIRO_AGI_Rlap_v1, whole genome shotgun sequence genomic window:
- the LOC139854107 gene encoding uncharacterized protein gives MSGRRTYSPDELRALINEGVSAAMANMPGGSNTRQNCTYKEFMACKPLPFKGTEGPVGLTHCIEKMESVFSISNCAQANWVKFATSTLEGKALTWWNSVARPMGLEAAHAIPWEDIKTRMTAEYCPDNEVKKMEAELWDLKVIGTYLATYTNRYLELILLSPGMVPTERKKIDRYVKGLSENIQAPPNFARDH, from the coding sequence ATGTCCGGAAGACGAACTTATAGTCCTGATGAACTCCGAGCACTTATCAATGAAGGTGTCTCTGCTGCAATGGCTAATATGCCTGGAGGCTCGAACACTAGACAAAACTGCACTTATAAGGAATTTATGGCTTGTAAGCCACTACCATTCAAAGGCACTGAAGGACCAGTGGGTCTAACCCATTGTATTGAGAAGATGGAGTCAGTGTTTAGTATTAGTAACTGTGCTCAAGCTAACTGGGTAAAGTTTGCTACTTCCACACTGGAAGGTAAAGCCTTGACCTGGTGGAATTCTGTTGCTCGACCTATGGGTCTCGAGGCTGCTCATGCCATCCCTTGGGAAGACATCAAAACCCGTATGACTGCTGAGTATTGTCCCGATAATGAAGTTAAGAAGATGGAGGCAGAGTTATGGGATCTAAAGGTTATTGGGACTTATCTTGCTACTTATACCAACCGCTATTTGGAATTGATTCTGCTGTCTCCGGGTATGGTCCCAACTGAAAGGAAGAAAATCGACCGTTATGTTAAGGGTCTCTCTGAAAATATTCAAGCTCCCCCAAACTTTGCAAGAGACCATTAA